From one Syntrophales bacterium genomic stretch:
- a CDS encoding ferritin family protein — translation MEERLNALEMALKNEMMERDFYLKNAARTSNPLGKAMFAQIAEEELEHYERLFQLAEVWKKDQKWPETVSLQVKNSAVKAVFGTAAKGTANGSGAEDDLKAVRVAIDFEAKGAQFYAELRDKSVEPKEKAFFELLANIEHEHFTSLKDTEEFFVNPGGWFQKQESSGLDGA, via the coding sequence ATGGAAGAACGATTGAATGCACTGGAAATGGCGCTGAAAAACGAAATGATGGAACGTGATTTTTATCTTAAGAATGCCGCAAGAACGTCAAACCCGCTGGGCAAGGCGATGTTTGCGCAGATTGCCGAAGAGGAGCTTGAGCATTACGAGCGCTTGTTTCAGCTTGCCGAAGTCTGGAAAAAGGATCAGAAATGGCCGGAAACTGTTTCGCTGCAGGTGAAAAATTCTGCGGTGAAAGCGGTTTTCGGAACGGCGGCAAAGGGGACGGCAAACGGCAGCGGCGCTGAAGACGACTTAAAAGCCGTTCGCGTTGCCATTGATTTCGAGGCAAAAGGGGCGCAGTTCTATGCAGAGCTCAGAGACAAATCGGTGGAGCCGAAAGAGAAGGCCTTTTTTGAGCTGCTGGCGAATATCGAGCATGAGCATTTTACCTCCCTAAAGGACACGGAAGAGTTCTTTGTCAATCCGGGTGGGTGGTTCCAGAAGCAGGAATCCTCCGGCCTTGACGGGGCATAG
- a CDS encoding enoyl-CoA hydratase-related protein, protein MALNCEKEGHIVKVGLNRPKEKNALDPQILMDLHRAWQEINADDEIRVVILYSCLPDIFCSGMDLGSAIPILTKMREPQTEAEKWFDEFGTQVAEAMLKPNIVKKPVIAAVNGYCLTGGFEMVMGADLRLASADAVFQMREASLGIMPTGGSNVYLPRILTPCRAMEVLLTADNFSAHTLYNWGFLNRVVPSGGLMEAALEMAERIAGNGPLAVQGIVRCFRESMDMSYREAFQKELEIGMPVFSSLDAREGIKAMKEKRKPDFSGKYR, encoded by the coding sequence ATGGCGCTTAATTGCGAAAAAGAGGGACATATTGTAAAGGTTGGCCTGAACCGTCCGAAGGAGAAAAACGCACTCGACCCGCAGATTCTGATGGATCTGCACCGGGCGTGGCAGGAGATCAATGCCGATGACGAAATCAGGGTCGTCATCCTCTATTCCTGTCTCCCGGATATCTTCTGCTCGGGGATGGACCTGGGCTCGGCGATCCCGATTCTGACCAAGATGCGGGAACCTCAGACCGAAGCGGAAAAATGGTTTGACGAATTCGGAACTCAGGTTGCGGAGGCCATGTTGAAGCCGAACATCGTAAAAAAGCCGGTCATCGCGGCGGTAAACGGTTATTGTCTGACCGGCGGCTTTGAGATGGTGATGGGCGCCGATCTGCGCCTTGCCTCCGCGGATGCGGTTTTTCAGATGCGGGAGGCGAGTCTCGGGATTATGCCGACAGGCGGTTCCAATGTTTACCTGCCCCGCATCCTGACTCCCTGCCGGGCGATGGAGGTGCTTTTGACTGCGGACAATTTCAGCGCCCATACCCTTTATAACTGGGGTTTCCTCAATCGCGTTGTCCCATCCGGCGGGCTGATGGAGGCGGCGCTGGAGATGGCCGAAAGAATAGCGGGCAATGGGCCCCTGGCAGTTCAGGGGATCGTGCGCTGCTTTCGGGAGAGCATGGACATGAGCTACCGGGAAGCCTTCCAGAAGGAGCTGGAAATCGGAATGCCTGTCTTCAGCAGTCTCGACGCCCGGGAGGGGATTAAAGCCATGAAAGAGAAGCGCAAACCGGATTTCTCTGGCAAGTACCGATGA
- the rfbB gene encoding dTDP-glucose 4,6-dehydratase, whose amino-acid sequence MDSENLLVTGGCGFIGSNFIRYLLANDNFHGRIVNVDCLTYAGNPENLQGLVEQYSGRYVFEKADICDLPAVRSIFSRQAIDSVCHFAAESHVDRSIKRPEAFIQTNINGTFNLLEAARETASSGKFYLFHHISTDEVYGSLGPDGYFTEETPYRPNSPYSASKASSDHLVRAYHETYGLPTTISNCSNNYGPYQFPEKLIPLVILNALEGKALPVYGDGKNVRDWLYVTDHCEAIAEIMGKGQRGGTYNIGGHAEMENIAIVEMICDLLDEFSPAGNPRRGLITFVKDRPGHDRRYAIDFSKLHRELGWSPRESFATGLRKTVLWYLENRGWGERIRSGAYLNWIQENYGKRP is encoded by the coding sequence ATGGACAGCGAAAATCTACTGGTAACAGGGGGATGCGGATTTATCGGGAGCAACTTCATCCGCTATCTGCTGGCAAACGATAATTTTCACGGGCGGATCGTCAATGTTGACTGCCTGACTTATGCAGGAAATCCGGAAAATCTCCAGGGGCTCGTTGAGCAATATTCCGGCAGATATGTCTTCGAAAAGGCGGATATCTGCGATTTACCGGCAGTTCGGAGCATTTTTTCACGACAGGCAATCGATTCGGTCTGCCATTTTGCCGCCGAGTCGCATGTCGATCGTTCGATAAAAAGACCGGAGGCGTTCATCCAGACCAATATCAATGGTACATTCAATCTGCTGGAGGCTGCACGGGAAACTGCCTCTTCCGGAAAATTCTATCTCTTCCATCACATCAGTACCGACGAGGTCTATGGCAGTCTCGGCCCGGATGGTTATTTTACCGAGGAGACACCGTACCGTCCGAACAGCCCCTATTCCGCATCGAAGGCCTCGTCCGATCACCTGGTGCGCGCCTATCATGAGACGTACGGACTGCCGACAACGATATCCAATTGCTCAAACAACTACGGCCCTTATCAGTTCCCCGAAAAGCTGATTCCGCTGGTTATTCTCAATGCCCTGGAAGGAAAGGCGCTGCCCGTTTATGGAGACGGAAAAAATGTTCGCGATTGGCTCTACGTCACCGACCATTGCGAGGCAATTGCGGAAATAATGGGAAAGGGACAGCGGGGCGGGACATACAACATCGGCGGACATGCGGAGATGGAAAACATCGCCATTGTCGAGATGATCTGTGATCTTTTAGACGAATTTTCGCCTGCCGGAAACCCACGCCGGGGACTTATAACCTTTGTGAAGGATCGCCCCGGACATGATCGCCGCTACGCGATTGATTTCTCGAAGCTGCATCGGGAACTGGGTTGGTCCCCGCGAGAGTCGTTTGCCACGGGGCTGAGGAAGACAGTTTTGTGGTATCTCGAAAACCGGGGCTGGGGGGAGAGGATTCGCAGCGGCGCGTATCTGAACTGGATTCAGGAAAACTATGGAAAGCGGCCGTAG